caactgatagacaggtaatataatgccatctattccaaagtcgcggggattctattgctattatgttgatctcgggtaataattaattaatcatagcttacaactgcatatgtagggcttgggatcggttccgtcaattggtccgcgggacttggaaagaaaaaattggacggaggtttcattttccagtgagtacatgcatgatacaaaattatattatattgaatctctaattacagttaatataaagagtatattaaatctctcatcgtttctcatgtagtgtgcaaagcaggaccagGGAACTTACTTATGCGGCTACaacgtatgcgagtatgcccactacctatcaaaccaaatatgcaccacacgagagctcgatgtacgtatacataaaccattcaaaatttcattgcgtatcgatttgttaagttgtttattaatttcatatattgatatgtcattatttttcgaatgatagcgtattcacatgagggataatctcccacacaaggattttatcacggctgttcaagaacaactgatgggattcatcaacgaagaagtcctCAATCCTgatggtgaattctactatGACGGATCGATAATCcataacgtcggtccttcctcttctgacataaCACCggcgtcgaaatcgtagctatagc
Above is a window of Oryza sativa Japonica Group chromosome 10, ASM3414082v1 DNA encoding:
- the LOC112936611 gene encoding uncharacterized protein — its product is MDFNGDSQGPMAGGLRYWVHRPSENQHRNDRQVRERHRGQSHPSPNAAEVTVYDSMNKEEKIFDKVFQLIDRAWDRFRQLVRGTWKEKIGRRFHFPCAKQDQGTYLCGYNVCEYAHYLSNQICTTRELDRIHMRDNLPHKDFITAVQEQLMGFINEEVLNPDGEFYYDGSIIHNVGPSSSDITPASKS